One window of the Solanum stenotomum isolate F172 chromosome 11, ASM1918654v1, whole genome shotgun sequence genome contains the following:
- the LOC125845006 gene encoding uncharacterized protein LOC125845006, which yields MELFQRAESVRLRNRKDKYLIAMDDKDSVTQRRKGSNKDSIWNVEFVEGREDAFRLKSCYGKYLTATNTPFIPGVIGKKVIQADLPEKNYPSVEWEAVRDGFQVRLKSFWGTFLQPNGGLPPWRNSITHEAPNTNRKHEKVLWDIEVVEKRPNLHRRTKSDSTFQRLDLTFIRSNSHSVAFTLVSPKTKAQLGEPQEIS from the coding sequence ATGGAACTATTCCAAAGGGCGGAGAGCGTTCGGCTTAGAAATCGAAAAGACAAGTACCTAATAGCGATGGATGACAAAGATAGTGTAACACAAAGACGCAAAGGATCTAATAAAGATTCAATTTGGAATGTTGAATTTGTTGAGGGAAGAGAAGATGCATTTCGTCTCAAGAGTTGTTATGGGAAATATCTAACCGCTACCAACACACCATTCATTCCAGGTGTTATTGGAAAGAAAGTAATCCAAGCAGATCTTCCAGAAAAGAATTACCCATCCGTGGAATGGGAAGCCGTAAGGGATGGATTTCAGGTACGTCTCAAATCATTTTGGGGAACATTCCTTCAACCAAACGGAGGATTACCACCATGGAGAAATTCAATTACACACGAGGCTCCTAATACTAATAGAAAACACGAAAAAGTCTTGTGGGATATCGAGGTTGTGGAAAAACGTCCTAATTTACATCGTCGAACAAAGTCAGATTCCACCTTTCAGAGATTGGATTTAACTTTTATCAGATCAAATTCACATTCTGTGGCATTCACTCTAGTTTCCCCAAAGACAAAGGCCCAACTTGGAGAACCTCAAGAAATTAgttaa